A segment of the Caretta caretta isolate rCarCar2 chromosome 13, rCarCar1.hap1, whole genome shotgun sequence genome:
TCTGATAAAGTATAAAGTGAGTTCTGTCCAACCCAGCTGGAATAGTCACCCAAACTGGCTGAGTCACCGCTTTTGCCAGGGAGCCAGGCCACACTCCCACAGGCAATGACCCAGAAGATTGCTACTGGCCCAACAGGTCATTACAGGATAGACATCAGCACTTGATGTAGGCAACATATTTGTTCATGGCACTCTAGTCAACCCTCGCCAGCATAATTACACTGCCCGAGTGTCCAGAATTTCACTCCACCACAGCTGGACTTTCATGACCAGACTAACCCAGGCTGTAGTTGCTCAGGCTTTCGGATTGGACTGTAAGCCAAGGCTAACACAAATGCAGGCATGGCCTTTATGAAGTAATTCATTAACTAACCAGTTTGCACCCCCTGCCCTACAATTTACTAGTTCTGGTCACAGAGCCAAGTCCAGCAAAGCACCATTTAAAGCCATGTTTAGAAGGGCCCCATTGACTGGCAGGGGCACAGGGGAGCCAGGGCACAGGAACGACAAAAGGAGACAGTTCTCCATAAACAATCAGCATTTGTTTAATAACAAAAACTCCAACTATTGTAGAACAATATTCTTGGTAGCATCATTGTAATATACAATACAGGGAATATTCTCAGCAATCTGAGAAGGATACAGGTTTAGGTTGTTTTTTATAAAGTTAAGAGTCTCCCATACAGAAAAGTCTCAAGAGCCTCTGATGTCGCAGCAGCAGGTGTAGAGCCAGGGCTGTTGCAAAGAGCCCCAGTCCTGGTTCCTGTTCCTCCTTCCAGGATCCCAGAAGGCCCCACTCGCAGGCGAACAGGAAGGCTCAGCGCAGACTCCGCATCCTCATCTCCTTCAAGAGGCTTGCCACAGCTCTCCCTTCAGACTACTCCTGTGGAgctagggagtggggggggggggacatcgGCCAGACCTCCCCCTTATGGGGGACAGGAGAGAGCTGCTGCTCTTCAGCCCTAGGAGTGCGCCATGCTCCCAGGCAGGCTCTCAGTGGCAGAGGATCCTGTCGCCGGCACTCACACAGGCAGCCTGCTGGAGCAGAGAGGAAAGCAAAGGGTAAATCACAAGTGGGGCCATGGTCCTGCTCAGTCTCCAGGTCACAGGGCAGCAACTGATGGCAGGCTTCCCTCCTCTCCATCTCATGCCTTCGGAAAAAAGCCACATTGGCTAACACCTTAATGCTGCATAGGGACCTAGCCTGACCCACAGGGATGGCAACTGGGGGTCACTCCAATCCTCCTACAACCAGACCAGGCCAAGCAAGGCATTTTACAGTCACAGCCTTCTAGATACAGAGACGCTTCCCAAGCCTTCTCCTCACCCTTATTAGCCTTTCCTGGGTTAGGAGGCTTGAGGGGCTAGCTGCACagggagccccccccccgggagccaGATCAAGGGAACCCATACCACCAAAGTAGGGCAGCTCCGTGCCCAACGGCTCTGGGGAAGCCCACAGCAGGCTGGTCAGGCCACTCAAACGGGAAAGAATGGCATGGCCAGACACAGAGAGGCAGGgcacccgggggcggggggggaaggagaggcagggcacccgggggcggggggggaaggagaggcagggcacccgggggcggggggggaaggagaggcagggcacccgggggcggggggggaggggggggaaggagaggcaaGTAGGAGGCCCCGGAGCCCAGCACGGGTGGCGGGGCCGGGGGCACGGAAAAGCCCCGGTCAGACGGCAGGAGAGGGCAGACGGGagcaggcagaggagcaggaagggggagaggggcccCGCAGCAGGAGGGGGTCCCAGCCGCCTCACCTCGGCGGCGCCGCCGGGCTCCCCGTCGGGGCCGCCCCCCAGGGGCTGGCCGCGGGCCGGCGggtgctgcagctccagctgcaggTCCCAGATGTAGTCGATGACGTGCTGCAGGATCTCCACCTTGGAGACGCGGCGGtggcggggcagggtgggcaccagCGCCTGCAGCCGCGAGTAGCAGCCCTTCATGTCGTAGAGCAGCGAGGCCGCGGCCGCCGCCTGCTCCGCCTGCTCCAGCAGCGGCAGCCCCCGCGGGGAGCCGCCGGCGGCCCGCGACAGCGACACGCTCTGCTCCGACAGGCAGCGCACGGCCTCGCCCGCGCCCCCGCCCAGCCGCACCCGCTTCAGGGCGCAGCTGGGCccgggggaggcggcggcggcggcggcgctggCGACCTTCATGCTGGGCTGGGAAGCGGGAGGGGAACCCGGCGGCGGCAAGACCCTGCGAGGAGCACTGGCCCGCAGCGGGCCGCGCCGGCAACTTATAGACGGCAGGGCCCTGGGGGGCGgagccagctccctgcccaaGCAGCCAATCCGAGAGGCCCTCCTGGAGGGGGCGTGGTtcgcagccccgccccgccccctgccgccCGTCTCCGTGCAGCGCGCTCGGAGGCCGCTTTAAAGGGACAGTGACGCGGCGAGACAAATGGGGTTGGGGCGGGAGCGTTTCACGCgcgcggggaggggggcggcgTGCAGGTGGAGGCCGCTCCAGGGCATTTGGCCGGGAAAGGGGGAGGATTAAAGGAATGTGACAGGCACTTGGAATAGCTTTTTAATGACTCTTCCGACACCGCCCCCCAACTTGtgggcagagccccctcccccgcgcCGACAAGTCCAGCTGCCCAAGAGGATCTAccctgggggcagagagcagcaccccccccccacctccaccccgcaTGCAACAGGCGGACCACACtgcggggctggcgggggggcacAGTCTGCAGCATAAGGAAGGCCGGACCGAGTCAGACCAGGGGCCCAGCTGGTGACCCTCCGGCCAGGGAGATGGGTGCGGCTCTGCTGGGGAGCGAGCGGTCGTTAATGAGCGATTCGCTGATTGGGCGGGCAGCGCGTATGAAACTAGGCCATGCCCAGGGCTTTGCTGCACCCCTCAGGTGTGTCGCGGGGCCACGCGGAGACCCACACCTGGCCCCGGCATTGCGAGCTCGCCTCCTCCCCGCGCTCAGGTGTGGTTCCTGGCCATCGCCCGGCGCCCTGGGGCGGCCGGGGCGCGGAAGCAAACGCGGGGCTTGTGTGAAAGCCGGCGGGAGGGGCAGACGAAGCGCCCGCCGCGGGCCCCGGGGAGCTCGGCGGGTGCGGGGTTCCCCAGCGCGCCGGAGCTCGTGCAGCGCCCACCTCCCGCGCTCGCCTTGCGGGGACTGTTTGCAAACCCCCGCCCCCGCTTCGTGTCTCCCCCGGCCGCGGCGCTTTGCAGCCCGCCCAGCGCCGATCTTCCCCGCGTCTCCCCCGTTCCCACAGCCCCAGCCGCCGCCCGCCCGGGCTCCGCAGCCGCCGCCCCCCTCCGCAGCCTGGTTCTGTGTCTCAACACGCTGCTCAGACCGTTAGACGCCAGGGCTGTGATGTCACCCATTCATAAAACCCTGAGGGCTGTCAGCCTGGCGCCTCGCGGGCGGTGCCCATGGAGACCACAAGCCGcgagccgccgccgccccccccccaccccacccccgcccgtCACCTGCCGCCGGGGCAGAGCCTGAGAGCGGCCCCGGCCCGACGGTCATTGATCACCTGGCAGGCCGGGAGAGGAGAttaccgccccctccccctcgcaccgcctccccccccgccccgtgcatCCCCCTCCACcagcgtggggcgggggggctcctgCCCTCGCCCTCCCCAGGCCTTCCACGAGCTCATGGCGCTGGCCCCGGCAGCCCCTCCTCCGGCttggatggggggcggggagggcttgTTCGCTAATACAAGTAAATCAATATTTCTGTACATATGCAAAATGGAGGAAGGGGTCAGGAGCCCGCCTGGGTTGGTTCCCTGCACTTCGGTCACCGGTGTTCACAGCACTTTCCAGCCACCCCTCTGTTCAGTCTGATGACAGGATAGGAAGCAGAGACCATTAGTCCTGCTTGaccgatggggaaactgaggcacagagccattaAGGGACTTGTTCAGAATTGGCAGGGCCAGGAACACAACTCacgtctcctgactcccaggctagTGCATTATTCAAAGACCACCGTCCTTTTTATCCTGTTATTTGTTAGAGCTGTATTTTATTTGCAGCTAAACAATAGTCTAGCTTCTGTAGGTTTTTATATGACattcatcaccatagcatctgagcacctggCAGGAGCACATTAATCTGTGTTGTCATGTCTGTCCTGTGGCCAGGGTCAGAAGTGTGTGACATGGGGCATCGTGTTTTggatttatttcttcttttttttaatgtctacACGTATATCTGACCTGGGCCCAGGGTAGGTGCACCTATGTATGTCTGTTTATGtgagagaaggcaggtcaaaaCCATGTGCCTTGTACTTGAGGTAGAAGGGGGTGAAATTTGGGATgggctcatagactttaaggtaaGAAGGAACCATcctgatcacctagtctgacctcctgcacatcacagcaCCTCACCCACGCACTCTGGCAACAGGCCCAGAACCTCTGGCTCAGTTTCTGAAggcctcaaatcttgatttaaagatttccaagttacagagaatcccccATTTACTCTCTTCCCaacccaaatatgatgatcaacTAGACCCTGAGCATGCGGTTGAGACCTACCAGCGAGACACGTGGGAaaggtccttagttcctggggagTTCATTCCACTGCGTTGGGCCAGCCCCCAAGGaatctctgtctcctgcacagaagaGTTTTACTCTTAGTGTAATGAGTCCCACTGCACCAGAGGAGAAAAACTGGCCAGCACTGTCTACATCTTGACGCTTTAGGCTCTTTTATTGACACTGGCCCCAGGTCACTGAGTGCCTTGACAGAAGGGCTGAGACACGGGTCCCCATGGGGTTCTATTCCTATGGTATCTGGCTACACATTGGGAGAGCAAATATGCCAAACAAAAGCCACTGATGTCAGATTTTCTAgggcccccagccctgtctctaCCATtacaccccccacctcccacttttTCACGCATACATTTGGGCTTGCACAAAATCTTGACTGTGCATAAGTTGCACATATGTCCCTACATCAGCTGGTCAGACACCGGGTGCCTGTCCCATCGGCTTGTAAAAACTGCCAagaggggccgggggctgtgTTGCACGATTGGGTGCTTAGGGTTCACCCTGCAAAAAAGAGGCATTTTGGATTCCCAGTTGTTTAGACTGATAGAAGCTGTTTCTCGCTGCACATGCCTTCCTGGGGTTGTCTTTACTAGACACACACAGCATTGCCAAGGCTGTTCCTCCTACACAAGGCTCTTTCGTGGGTCAAATTTTGATGCTACAAAttttatcttttacatttttatgGCCTGACATGGAACATGACTCAGGAGACATTGCTCCTGTTTATTTTTTGTAGGAGGGGGATTttcatgttatttatttattttgcagttgTAGATGATTCAGTGTTTTCATCTCCCTCGACTCCCCCAGTGACCTCTGGCCTAACTTCTCTGCAAGATGCGTCAGGATGAGGAGACAAGAGCCTGCGACTGGAGGCAGAGCTAACTTTAGGCATAGGCAGTGCAAACCACTTCATGGGGCCCTGGCTGTGTGGAACCCCTGGCCACTTGCTGGCAGTTAGACTGGAAAGGAGTGgcctg
Coding sequences within it:
- the ID1 gene encoding DNA-binding protein inhibitor ID-1 isoform X2, with product MKVASAAAAAASPGPSCALKRVRLGGGAGEAVRCLSEQSVSLSRAAGGSPRGLPLLEQAEQAAAAASLLYDMKGCYSRLQALVPTLPRHRRVSKVEILQHVIDYIWDLQLELQHPPARGQPLGGGPDGEPGGAAEAACVSAGDRILCH
- the ID1 gene encoding DNA-binding protein inhibitor ID-1 isoform X1, whose translation is MKVASAAAAAASPGPSCALKRVRLGGGAGEAVRCLSEQSVSLSRAAGGSPRGLPLLEQAEQAAAAASLLYDMKGCYSRLQALVPTLPRHRRVSKVEILQHVIDYIWDLQLELQHPPARGQPLGGGPDGEPGGAAEQAACVSAGDRILCH